The region TTGTCCGGGGTGTTGATAACGGGCTCGGCCTTGGGGGCGTCAGCGGTCGCAGCGACCTTGGTACGCGTGCGAGGTTTGGTGGAATCTGCCATGCGGCCTCCTGCGGAACGGGAAACGATCGGAACTTCAGTGCCTCGGCGGTGTCTGGACGGAATTCAAGGGGCCGGGGAGCGGAGCGCGTAATTCTAGCAAACCCGCCCGGTTCGCCGCAGGCCTGGAGTTCAGAGGTCCAGAACAAGCTTTATACGCGGTAGGGCCCCTCCGGGTTCCCAGGCCTCAGGCGGGCCGGGTGGCCAGGAGAACTTTGAAGCCTCCTGCCCGGATCAGCTCACGTGTCTGGCCGACAGCCTGCATGGCCTGCTCATAGGGCAGCGGCTCATTGGCCACCAGATACAGGGCGCCTCCAGGATTCAGGCGGCGGGAAGCGGCCGCAATAAATTCCCGGGCTACGTCGAGCACGACCCCACGTCCCACATGAAAAGGTGGATTGGTCAGGATCACGTCGAAGGTACGGTCCCCCAGTTCGGCGTCCACGTCACTGTGCACGACCTCACCCCCCAGGCCACTGGCCACCAGTGTGGCCTGGGCACTGCGCACACTCAAAAGGTCGCCGTCGACCAGGGTCACGTGCGCTCCTCGCAGGGCTGCCCAGGCTCCGATGAGACCAGTGCCGCAGCCCAGATCCAGCACCGTGCGCCCCTGCAGTTGCAGATCTACAAGGTGATCGAGCATCAGTGTTGTGGCCTTGTCTGGTTTGGCGGCGCTGAACACCCCAGGCAGACCCACCACCTTGACGCCGTAGGCTTCGTATCCTTCGGGTTCCGGATACACCGGTGTCGGTCCGGGGCGGCGGATCAGGCGGGCCACCCGCATGCCACCGTCGCGGGCAATGGTCTCGCCTGATCCGAAGGCACTGCCTGCTGCCCGCACATAGCGGTCAAAGCCTTTGTCGCGGTCGCCCGCCAGATACAGCGTGCCGCCCGGAGGCGTGCAGGCATGTGCCCAGGCCACCTGACTGAGCGCGTAGGCATTCCCCCGGTCACCCGCCAGAACCATTGCGACGGTTCGCGCCCGCTCCGGCCAGCGCTCCGTCAGAGAATCTCCAGGCACCGCGGCGCAGGTGTCGTGGCCGGCCGCACTCAGGACGCTGAGTGCCGCAGCGCTGCCTTCCACCGCCCGGAGCGTCACGCCGCTCAGGCTGCCAATCAATCCTCCCATGGCGGTCAGGTCCAGCACATCGCCGCGCACCTTGTCCTTGCGCATGGTCTGCGCGAGCAGGGCCTGCGCTGCGTCTACCTCCGGAAACCCGCGTACCCCAGGTTTCGTCAAGGCCTTGTGCCGGTCCAGTCGCTCTGGCAGCAGCGCCGGGCGCGGGGTGAAGTACCCCTCTGTAGCAAAAGGCTCACCGGCCCGGCCTGGGGCATGGCGCGGCGGCGCGTCCTGACTGCGCGATATTCTGATCTTCTGTCTGCGTCCACCCGTCATCTGTTCTTTCCTTTATCACACGCACGTGGTCAGGGTCACAGACAGGGTGGGCCGGAAAGGTGAAGGTGACCTTACAGCCGTCCAATGAATCCCAGAAGTCTGCCGCTAAGCTAAGGATGTCCCACAATTATTGCCGACCGGGTGAAGTCGGTTCCACCGCCCCGCACTCCAGGCGGGGCTTTTTCTGCTGTGTTGCCGGATGCGGTCAGTGCCGTTCGTCCTGCACGCCCTGACCTTCGTGGCCGGGGTCGACGACCAGTTCGTCGGCACGGATGGCAAAACGCTTCTGGAAATCCGTCTGCAACGCTGCCATGTCCGGACGTGGATCACCCCGGACGCTCAGGTGCACACGGTCCGTGCCACCGGACGTGGAGATACGCAGGGTGTGCTGCAGATGGTCCAGTCCATGCCCTGCCAACCAGAAGGCAACTTCACGTGGAAACAGCTTGACGCCCTTGACCTTCAGCATTCCGCCGACATGCCCGAACACGCCGCCCGGCAGATAGGTGCCGTCCGTGCGCTGCTCAAGCCGGGTCAGGTCCCCGGTGCGGAAGCGCAGCAGCGGCATGGCCTGTTTACTCAGGTGGGTCACCACCAACTCACCACGGGCGCCGTCCTCAACCGGCTGTCCGGACTCAGGGTCAATCACCTCGACGTACACCCAGTCGTCCAGCACTTTCATGCCGTCCTGAGCGGAAGTTTCCAGCGCAATCAGACCAGCCTCACTGGTGGCGTAGCAGTCCAACGCTGTCCCTCCCAGGGCAGACTGGACCCGCTCGCGCCGACCCTCGATGCTGCTCATGGGCTCGCCGGCGGCGATCAGCAAGTCGACCTGAGCGCCGGCCTCGCCCAGCTTCTGCGCAAAACTCGGCGCACTGACCAGCACCCGGACATTCAGGCGGCGCAGCGTGTCGAGCTGCGCCTCGGTCTCGCCGGGGCCAAAAGGAATGGTCTTGGCGCCCAGCGCTTCGAGGCCGTCTTGCATCAGCCAGCCACCGGCAAAACGGTGGTAACCGAACGCGACCTGCACATGGTCGCCGGACTGAATGCCTGCCCGCGCAAAAGCCTGCGCGCTGGCACGTCCGTGGGCCTCGATATCAGCTCGGGTCGCGTACTCCGGGAGCCAGCCGCCTCCGGGGTGCGGCGTGAGATGCACACGTACTGCGTCCGGATGCAGCAGTTCTCCGGCCTCAAAGGCTACCGTTAGCTGTTCACGGGTTAGAAACGGCACGGCTGTCCAGTCCGCGGAGTCGGGTATGTCCTGCAGCGCCCCGCGGTACAGCGGCAGGCCGCGCAGGCGTGAGAGGAGGGCTGAAAGGCCCTTCGGAGAAGACCGGGGAGAAGGCAGGGTGTTCGTCATGAAAAAACTCCGTCATGGTCGCCAGGCAGCCGACAGGCCAGGTCAGGTGCCGTGCGGGACCATTACATCCAGCGTTTGCGCCGTTTGTAGCTCTTGACCTCGCGGAAACTCTTGCGGCTGCCCTGCTCGGTGACGCCCAGATAGAATTCCTTGACGTCAGGGTTGCTGGCCAGCTCGGCACTATCCCCTTCCATGACGATGCGGCCACCTTCCATCACGTAGCCGTAATCGCTGTTGCGCAGTGCAATGTTGGCATTCTGCTCGACCACCAGCACTCCGACACCTTCCTGGCGGTTGATCTGCCGCACGTTGTCGAAGATCTCTGCGACCAGCAGGGGCGCCAGACCCAGAGACGGCTCGTCAAGCAGCAGCACCTTGGGGTGTGCCATCAGGGCGCGGCCAATGGCGATCATCTGCTGCTCGCCTCCCGAGGTGTATCCGGCCTGTTTGTTGCGCAGCATGCGAAGTTTGGGAAAGTAGGTGTAGATCCGTTCCAGGTCATTCTGCCAGTTGCCGCGGCCCAGAATGGCTCCGGCGCGCAGGTTCTCCTCGACGCTCAGGTGCTTGAAGACCCGGCGACCTTCCGGCACCTGGACCACGCCGCTTTTGACCACGTCGGTGCCGTTCATGCTGGACAGCACGCGGCCTTCAAAGGTGACGGTGCCTTCGCGGATCTTGCCGTTCTCGGGCTTGAGCAGCCCCGAAATCGCACGCAGGGTGGTGGTCTTGCCTGCTCCGTTGGTGCCCAGCAGACTGGTCACGCGCCCGGCCCGGACCGTCAGGGACACGCCGCGCAGCACCTGAACAATGTCGTGGTAAACGACTTCTACGTTGTTGATAGTCAGGTCACTGCCCATCGCCGTATTGACAGGAGGTGGGGTGACGTGGGGTTGGGGATGAAGCGGTGCGGTCAAGCGGAGCCCTCCTTTGGCGGGGAAAAAGGAGGGAAGCGGCCGGAAGAAACGGCCTCCTCCCTCCCTGGGATTTACTTCAGGGGGTGAACAAGCTGGAACATGCGGCTGCGCTGCGCACCTGTAATGGCCTTGAAGTTGCCGGTCGCGTCAGCTTCAAGCAGACGCAGGCTCTCGGCACCCACGTGGTCCTTGGCGCTGAAAGTCACTGGGCCCACCGAAAATCCAGGATTGAAGGCACGGCTGCCGTTCATGCTGGTCAGTCCCTTGTACACGCTGGCGGCCGTGATGTCCTTGCCTCCGCGCTTCATGGCTTCAATGGCGATGGCTGCGGCCAGCATCCCGCTGGTGTAGTGCACGCTGCGGATGGTGTCGATCTTACGGCCCGCCTGCGCGCCGATCTTCTTGACCAGCTGGATGCCGGGACGGTCGCCTTCGTCGTACAGGTAGTAGCTGGTCGCCCAGATAAAGCCCTTGGCAGCGTCACCAGCCAGCTTGGTGAGGTCTTCCCCGCCGGTGTAGTGGGCACCCATGAACTGCATCTTGCCCAGCAGGTTCAGGCGCTTGGCGTCCTTGAGGATGTTGGCCACTGGCCCGGCGGTGTTCTGGTTGATCACATATTTCACGCCCTGTGACTCCAGGCGCTTGAGCAGCGCGGTGTTGTCGAGGTTGTTGCCGCCAACTTCCTGCACGTCGGTGATATTCAGACCCAGACGGGTGGCGGCCTTGCGGGCGTCTACAACCGGATCACGGCCGAAGGGGCTGGGGTTGACCACCAGAGCGACTTTGGCGCCTCGTTCCTTTTTGGCCACCCACTCGAGCAGCGCCACCATGTTCTCGCTGTAGCTGCTGACTGGCAGGAACATGTACTGGTTGTTGGGCGGATCAATCAGGCCGATGTGGTAGCTGGCGGGCAACGTCGGAATCTTCGTTTCCTGCACCACGCCCTTGATCTGCAGCATGGCACCGGTGGCGTAGCCCAGGAACACCGGAACGTTCTGGCTGCCCACGAACTCCTCGAAGATTCGCTGGGTGTTGGCATTGTTGTACTGGTCGTCACGCACCACACAGTTCAGCGTCACGGTCAGCATCTTCTGGCTGTTGGCGTACTTACAGTAGTCCTCCACGCCTGCGGCGTAGCTGGACCCGGCGTCGCTGGTGGGGCCGGTGATGGCGCCCGACCACACCAGGGTGGTGGCTTTCTGCGCAGTGGCAAAGGAGGCCAGGGAAACGAGGGCAGTCAGGGCAAGAAGTTTTTTCATGGGCTTACCTCCGGGGTAAGGAAAGAGACGGCTGGAGAGGGGGATTCAAAGGGTGAAAGTTGGAAAAGAAGGTCGGTCTGGCTGCTGTTGTGAAGCCTTTTCTGCGCGGGCAGTCTCAGAACTTGTACGGCCATTTCTTGAAGTACATCCGCACCAGACGCCACCAGTTGGCCAGGCCGCGCGGCTCGAACATCAGGAACAGCATGATCGCCAGACCGAAGGCCAGAGGTCTCATTGCAGTCGCAACGTCGATGCCCTGCGGAAAGATGTCCTTCTCGCCCAGCCAGGAGCTGGCGCTGCCCATGAACCGGTCAAGCGCCACGATAAAGATCGGACCCAGAAAGGAACCCGGCAGGCTGCCCAGCCCTCCCACGATGGCCATGGCCAGC is a window of Deinococcus deserti VCD115 DNA encoding:
- a CDS encoding ABC transporter substrate-binding protein, which gives rise to MKKLLALTALVSLASFATAQKATTLVWSGAITGPTSDAGSSYAAGVEDYCKYANSQKMLTVTLNCVVRDDQYNNANTQRIFEEFVGSQNVPVFLGYATGAMLQIKGVVQETKIPTLPASYHIGLIDPPNNQYMFLPVSSYSENMVALLEWVAKKERGAKVALVVNPSPFGRDPVVDARKAATRLGLNITDVQEVGGNNLDNTALLKRLESQGVKYVINQNTAGPVANILKDAKRLNLLGKMQFMGAHYTGGEDLTKLAGDAAKGFIWATSYYLYDEGDRPGIQLVKKIGAQAGRKIDTIRSVHYTSGMLAAAIAIEAMKRGGKDITAASVYKGLTSMNGSRAFNPGFSVGPVTFSAKDHVGAESLRLLEADATGNFKAITGAQRSRMFQLVHPLK
- a CDS encoding phenylacetate--CoA ligase family protein, producing the protein MTNTLPSPRSSPKGLSALLSRLRGLPLYRGALQDIPDSADWTAVPFLTREQLTVAFEAGELLHPDAVRVHLTPHPGGGWLPEYATRADIEAHGRASAQAFARAGIQSGDHVQVAFGYHRFAGGWLMQDGLEALGAKTIPFGPGETEAQLDTLRRLNVRVLVSAPSFAQKLGEAGAQVDLLIAAGEPMSSIEGRRERVQSALGGTALDCYATSEAGLIALETSAQDGMKVLDDWVYVEVIDPESGQPVEDGARGELVVTHLSKQAMPLLRFRTGDLTRLEQRTDGTYLPGGVFGHVGGMLKVKGVKLFPREVAFWLAGHGLDHLQHTLRISTSGGTDRVHLSVRGDPRPDMAALQTDFQKRFAIRADELVVDPGHEGQGVQDERH
- a CDS encoding class I SAM-dependent methyltransferase, translating into MTGGRRQKIRISRSQDAPPRHAPGRAGEPFATEGYFTPRPALLPERLDRHKALTKPGVRGFPEVDAAQALLAQTMRKDKVRGDVLDLTAMGGLIGSLSGVTLRAVEGSAAALSVLSAAGHDTCAAVPGDSLTERWPERARTVAMVLAGDRGNAYALSQVAWAHACTPPGGTLYLAGDRDKGFDRYVRAAGSAFGSGETIARDGGMRVARLIRRPGPTPVYPEPEGYEAYGVKVVGLPGVFSAAKPDKATTLMLDHLVDLQLQGRTVLDLGCGTGLIGAWAALRGAHVTLVDGDLLSVRSAQATLVASGLGGEVVHSDVDAELGDRTFDVILTNPPFHVGRGVVLDVAREFIAAASRRLNPGGALYLVANEPLPYEQAMQAVGQTRELIRAGGFKVLLATRPA
- a CDS encoding ABC transporter ATP-binding protein, with translation MTAPLHPQPHVTPPPVNTAMGSDLTINNVEVVYHDIVQVLRGVSLTVRAGRVTSLLGTNGAGKTTTLRAISGLLKPENGKIREGTVTFEGRVLSSMNGTDVVKSGVVQVPEGRRVFKHLSVEENLRAGAILGRGNWQNDLERIYTYFPKLRMLRNKQAGYTSGGEQQMIAIGRALMAHPKVLLLDEPSLGLAPLLVAEIFDNVRQINRQEGVGVLVVEQNANIALRNSDYGYVMEGGRIVMEGDSAELASNPDVKEFYLGVTEQGSRKSFREVKSYKRRKRWM